From a region of the Impatiens glandulifera chromosome 4, dImpGla2.1, whole genome shotgun sequence genome:
- the LOC124936482 gene encoding uncharacterized protein LOC124936482 — protein sequence MAFSSIAAVPFFALAVLLCVQTSIGGGIECENLNKDSCAFAVSSSGKRCVLERVVRRKSVEENYLCRASEIEADHLKDWVETDNCIQACGISRTTLGISSDSLLEFDFMHKLCSPSCYDNCPNIVDLYFSLAAGEGVFLPKLCETHGSNQRRAMAEIQSSGSVAQGPEIENLEVAPATAPAIF from the exons ATGGCTTTCTCCTCCATTGCCGCAGTTCCATTCTTCGCGTTGGCTGTACTTCTCTGTGTCCAAACTTCTATAG GAGGAGGGATAGAGTGCGAGAATCTGAATAAAGACTCATGCGCTTTCGCCGTATCCTCGTCTGGAAAGCGATGCGTGTTGGAAAGGGTGGTGCGAAGGAAGAGTGTGGAGGAGAACTACTTATGTCGGGCATCGGAGATCGAGGCTGATCATCTCAAGGACTGGGTGGAAACCGACAATTGCATCCAAGCTTGTGGGATTTCAAGAACGACCCTCGGAATCTCATCTGACTCTCTATTAGAATTCGACTTCATGCACAAACTTTGTTCCCCTAGCTGCTATGATAACTGTCCCAATATAGTTGACCTCTACTTTAGTCTTGCGGCGGGTGAAG GTGTATTTCTTCCGAAACTATGTGAGACGCATGGATCAAACCAACGACGGGCAATGGCAGAGATTCAAAGCTCTGGTTCGGTCGCCCAGGGACCAGAAATAGAGAATTTGGAGGTGGCACCTGCTACAGCTCCGGCTATCTTTTGA